The proteins below are encoded in one region of Borrelia hispanica CRI:
- the lepB gene encoding signal peptidase I has translation MLQIHKQVLMPVALAFILLITIIKMSLSFHLVKGSSMLPTILDQNWIINHKLAYGIRIKNKETYVVLWSKPKKNETVLIKDPITKKISVKKIFAIPGEKFIKLQQNIISIHNLNFNINKEHLQKLESIYIPKDYYLVIGDNKKVSLDSREYGFININDIIGKIIYQL, from the coding sequence ATGTTGCAAATTCACAAACAGGTATTAATGCCCGTTGCATTGGCTTTTATATTATTAATAACAATTATCAAAATGTCACTATCTTTTCATTTAGTTAAAGGTTCTTCAATGTTACCAACAATTTTAGATCAAAATTGGATAATAAATCATAAACTAGCCTATGGTATTAGAATAAAAAATAAAGAAACCTATGTTGTACTATGGAGCAAACCTAAAAAAAATGAAACAGTACTTATCAAGGACCCTATAACAAAAAAAATATCTGTTAAAAAAATTTTTGCAATCCCAGGAGAAAAATTCATAAAATTACAGCAAAATATAATATCTATACATAACCTAAACTTCAATATAAATAAAGAACATCTACAAAAATTAGAAAGCATATACATTCCAAAGGATTATTACTTAGTAATAGGAGATAATAAAAAAGTTTCTCTTGATTCTAGAGAATATGGATTTATAAACATTAACGACATTATTGGTAAGATAATATATCAGTTATAA
- a CDS encoding Hsp70 family protein: MEKWIGIDLGTTNTVVSYFDVNSRVILNDRGERMTPSIVSFTDFGVIVGSAAKHQILVNPDKTFYNFKVNMGTDVVYQVGDNIYKAEDIASYLLLNIKINAEKFLGTPVNDAVITVPAYFSEIQRRGVVRAADIAGLKCRAILNEPTAAALSYAFEKQVEGLFLVYDLGGGTFDVTLLERQNDTYTVLAIKGENRLGGNDFNEVVEKHVLANFKEEYPDINLDDIVLIEQLREKIEDAKKNLSTMDEVNIVLPFTDGNHLNYKLTRDEFNLMIWDFIDKTISLTNECIADSGVDLKHILKIVLSGGSTRIPLVKDRLKEVFPEIEVLDSLNQDEVVATGAAIHAFSLANNNTLIDFKDVTPYSLGIETCNDGFFTLIKKNTLLPVCERQIFTTTNDYQDEIEIHVLQGEYNKASLNCSISRFFFSNIQNALKGVPKIEILFRLDESGILSIAARDLDINVSKSIKIRMTSASFDNNEKEGFLISSGNIKAKEILEDKIELL, encoded by the coding sequence ATGGAAAAGTGGATAGGAATAGATCTTGGAACTACAAATACTGTAGTGTCTTATTTTGATGTTAATTCTAGAGTGATATTGAATGATAGAGGTGAGAGAATGACACCTTCTATTGTTTCTTTTACAGATTTTGGTGTTATTGTTGGTAGTGCTGCTAAACATCAAATATTGGTAAATCCAGATAAAACTTTTTATAATTTTAAAGTCAATATGGGGACCGATGTTGTTTATCAAGTTGGTGATAATATATATAAGGCTGAAGATATTGCTTCTTATTTGTTATTGAATATTAAGATTAATGCTGAAAAATTTTTGGGTACTCCAGTAAACGATGCTGTTATAACAGTTCCTGCTTATTTTTCTGAAATTCAAAGAAGAGGTGTTGTTAGGGCTGCAGATATTGCAGGATTAAAATGTAGGGCAATACTTAATGAACCAACAGCAGCTGCTTTGTCTTATGCTTTTGAAAAACAAGTAGAAGGGTTATTTCTTGTATATGACCTTGGTGGTGGAACTTTTGATGTTACTCTTTTAGAGAGGCAAAATGATACTTATACTGTTCTTGCAATTAAAGGTGAAAATAGACTTGGTGGGAATGATTTTAATGAAGTTGTAGAAAAACATGTTTTAGCGAATTTTAAAGAGGAATATCCTGATATCAATTTGGATGATATTGTACTTATTGAACAATTAAGAGAAAAAATTGAAGATGCTAAAAAAAATTTATCTACTATGGATGAAGTTAATATTGTATTGCCTTTTACTGATGGTAATCATTTAAATTATAAACTTACAAGAGATGAATTTAATTTGATGATTTGGGATTTTATAGATAAAACTATTAGTCTTACAAATGAATGTATTGCAGATTCAGGTGTTGATCTTAAACATATTTTAAAGATAGTGCTCTCAGGAGGTTCAACTAGAATTCCTTTGGTTAAAGATAGATTGAAAGAAGTTTTTCCTGAGATTGAAGTTTTAGATTCGTTAAATCAAGATGAGGTTGTTGCAACTGGTGCTGCTATTCATGCTTTTAGTCTTGCAAATAATAATACTCTTATTGATTTTAAAGATGTGACGCCTTATTCTCTTGGAATTGAAACTTGTAATGATGGATTTTTTACATTGATTAAGAAAAATACTTTATTACCAGTTTGTGAAAGACAAATATTTACAACAACTAATGATTATCAAGATGAGATTGAAATTCATGTGTTGCAAGGTGAATATAATAAGGCGTCCTTGAATTGTTCAATAAGTAGGTTTTTCTTTAGTAATATACAAAATGCTCTAAAAGGTGTACCAAAGATAGAGATACTTTTCAGGTTGGATGAGAGTGGTATTTTAAGTATTGCTGCAAGAGATTTAGATATTAATGTTTCTAAGTCAATTAAAATAAGAATGACAAGTGCTTCTTTTGATAATAATGAAAAGGAAGGTTTTCTGATTTCATCAGGAAATATTAAAGCTAAAGAGATATTAGAAGATAAAATTGAATTATTGTAA
- a CDS encoding peptidoglycan DD-metalloendopeptidase family protein has protein sequence MIIPKKDQNVFKRNKNFLFNRALKGDFELRDFGNIRNFNKKKRKRCFRFFNIFTKFFYVFKLLFITLFGQIMSVNNYKCRSSYKKVTFKMVNTYDVNLSYSVIYNFIFKINVLVFILILIFYLNIFAYYGSYVFLNKLSFPKDYFIDTFLYYSDQDLSQINNYFFGLDANNYNATTIRKPFVLKVVEHKIKPGETLSHIASRYNITSETLISYNDIKDVRNIKPNVIINVPNMKGILYTVGKNDSLSSIAKKYKIPKVDILDANNLDNEVLSLGQKLFVPGGKMSKDLLRNALGETFLFPTRGIITSGYGYRPDPFTKTISFHNGIDIANVANTPVVATKEGIVVTAGFSVGGYGKYIVIAHNNGFQTLYAHLGSFAVRVGDRVSRGQMIGRMGSTGYSTGNHLHFTIFKDGKTSNPMKYLR, from the coding sequence ATGATTATACCAAAAAAAGATCAGAATGTATTTAAGAGGAATAAAAATTTTTTGTTTAATAGGGCACTTAAGGGTGATTTTGAATTGAGAGATTTTGGTAATATTCGTAATTTTAATAAAAAAAAACGGAAAAGATGTTTTCGTTTTTTTAATATTTTTACAAAATTTTTTTATGTATTTAAATTGTTGTTTATAACTTTGTTTGGGCAGATTATGAGTGTTAATAATTATAAGTGTCGATCTTCTTATAAGAAGGTTACGTTTAAAATGGTTAATACTTATGATGTGAATTTGTCTTATAGTGTCATTTATAATTTTATTTTTAAAATTAATGTTTTAGTTTTTATCTTAATATTAATCTTTTATTTAAATATTTTTGCGTATTATGGTTCGTATGTTTTTTTAAACAAATTGAGTTTTCCCAAAGATTATTTTATTGATACTTTTTTATATTATAGTGATCAAGATTTAAGTCAGATTAATAATTATTTCTTTGGTTTAGATGCAAACAATTATAATGCTACTACTATAAGGAAGCCTTTTGTTTTAAAGGTTGTTGAACATAAAATTAAGCCAGGAGAGACACTGTCTCATATTGCATCTAGGTATAATATTACTAGTGAGACTTTAATTTCTTATAATGATATTAAAGATGTAAGAAATATTAAACCCAATGTTATTATTAATGTTCCTAATATGAAGGGAATTCTTTACACTGTTGGGAAAAATGATTCCCTCTCATCAATCGCAAAAAAATATAAGATACCCAAAGTGGATATTCTTGATGCTAATAATCTTGATAATGAAGTTTTATCTTTAGGTCAGAAGTTGTTTGTTCCGGGTGGCAAGATGTCTAAAGATTTACTTAGAAATGCTTTGGGTGAGACCTTTTTGTTTCCAACACGGGGGATTATTACATCAGGTTATGGTTATCGTCCTGATCCTTTTACTAAAACTATTAGTTTTCATAATGGAATTGATATTGCCAATGTTGCTAATACACCTGTTGTTGCTACAAAGGAAGGTATTGTTGTAACAGCGGGATTTAGTGTTGGAGGATATGGGAAATATATTGTTATTGCTCATAATAATGGTTTTCAAACTCTTTATGCGCATTTAGGTTCTTTTGCAGTTAGAGTTGGGGATAGAGTATCTAGAGGACAAATGATAGGACGGATGGGAAGTACTGGATACAGTACGGGAAATCATTTACATTTTACTATTTTCAAAGATGGTAAAACGAGTAATCCTATGAAATATCTCAGATAA
- a CDS encoding undecaprenyl-diphosphate phosphatase, which translates to MENILRVVILGFVQGISEFLPISSSGHLLLLKKFMNIDLPIVFDIYLHFATVLVVIIYYRRRILDLVMVFIKFILRKPKMTELDTSNLSLILLILIITFFTALIGILIEKFKVLFTFKLVLFNFIVTSILLFLLEFRIRIFNSKKNIFFSGLLIGIMQGIGAMPGISRSGITIFASTLLGFSRTKSLEISFLSLIPIVFGSLFLKYNDLFKSDMIFNIFEINLGAIFAFVFGLFSISLFVKMLKNSKLYYFSIYLVAIVSLTYLLV; encoded by the coding sequence ATGGAAAATATTTTAAGAGTTGTTATTTTAGGTTTTGTTCAAGGAATTTCTGAATTTTTGCCTATATCTAGTTCAGGGCATTTGTTACTTTTAAAAAAATTTATGAACATTGATCTTCCAATTGTATTTGATATTTATTTGCATTTTGCAACAGTTTTAGTTGTAATAATTTATTATCGAAGACGAATATTAGATCTTGTAATGGTTTTTATAAAATTTATTTTAAGAAAACCAAAAATGACAGAATTAGATACTTCAAATTTAAGCTTGATATTACTTATATTAATAATCACATTTTTTACGGCATTAATTGGAATTTTGATAGAAAAATTCAAGGTATTATTTACTTTTAAGTTAGTTTTATTTAATTTTATTGTGACAAGTATTTTATTATTTTTGCTTGAATTTAGAATTAGAATTTTTAATTCTAAAAAAAATATTTTTTTTTCAGGATTATTAATTGGGATTATGCAGGGGATTGGAGCTATGCCGGGTATTTCTCGTTCAGGAATTACGATTTTTGCGTCGACTTTGCTTGGGTTTAGTAGGACAAAATCTCTTGAAATCTCTTTTTTATCTTTAATTCCTATTGTTTTTGGGAGTTTATTTTTAAAGTATAATGACCTATTTAAGTCTGATATGATTTTTAATATTTTTGAGATAAATTTGGGAGCAATTTTTGCTTTTGTATTTGGGCTATTTTCAATTAGTTTGTTTGTTAAGATGCTTAAGAATAGTAAACTGTATTATTTTTCAATTTATTTAGTTGCAATTGTGAGTTTAACTTATTTGCTTGTTTGA
- a CDS encoding DNA translocase FtsK, translating to MKNFYRYFQFLFFFMLAVILFSLLVALTPIGNIFIFFVFNLIGQMLLNTFSFLSFYLILYPLVNWYVYCNNMLNKKFIFNWNYTVILFFTLTFWLRINSDFEGSNFVNWFLSNFGIIVGNLFVCLIFILELIVWVYLNYVFFKDASFILNTFHFITFKLKILFENMFSYLPFLSTLKIKKNIKVYKDCENNVSSDSISSKEDNIINDEEYQALWSFKAFLRNSNKSLDVDLDKTIFSKSEVTDDKLLKDESLQEVQCDLNTENHCQYKILRSECEDSRLVVSGKIRASDIRHNGIINNIVRDEYENETLFKVKSDENYSIDISVFAQREPESETEDVEYEREIQKQAMLLQETFREFNINAKLIDIIKGPVVTMYAVRPDKGIKLSKITSISDNIALRLAAVRVRIIAPIPGKEAVGIEIPNKRRKFILISEIINSQEFQNDFKVPFALGKEISGNNVVFDLVTAPHLLIAGATGAGKSVCVNSLIASIIFSKSPDDVRLVLIDPKVVELKLFNNIPHLLTPVITNVNRALEALRWCLDEMERRYVILDNFFVRDINSYNKKILEEGLNEVPLPYLVIIIDEFADLILSARKDLENLISRLAAMARAVGMHLVLATQRPSVDVITGVIKANFPSRISFMVASSMDSRIILGTSGAEKLLGKGDMLYVSPITPFPQRIQGGFLTEKEVYKLVEEVKKFGTPNYIDDEIFIDSVVESNTLVINSSDEPMFEEALEIVRSTKKASASYLQRRLKIGYNRAARIIELMEEMGYIGPVNGSKPRDVFI from the coding sequence ATGAAGAATTTTTATCGTTATTTTCAGTTTTTATTCTTTTTTATGTTAGCCGTTATACTATTTTCTCTTTTGGTGGCATTAACTCCTATAGGAAATATATTTATATTTTTTGTATTTAATCTTATAGGGCAGATGCTCCTTAATACTTTTTCATTTTTGTCGTTTTATTTAATACTTTATCCGCTTGTAAACTGGTATGTTTATTGCAATAATATGCTTAACAAAAAATTTATATTTAATTGGAATTATACGGTTATTTTATTTTTTACTTTAACCTTTTGGTTAAGAATTAATTCTGATTTTGAGGGTTCTAATTTTGTTAATTGGTTTCTAAGTAATTTTGGAATTATAGTTGGGAATTTATTTGTTTGTCTTATTTTTATTTTAGAACTTATTGTTTGGGTTTATTTAAATTATGTCTTTTTTAAAGATGCTAGTTTTATTTTAAATACCTTTCATTTTATAACATTTAAATTGAAAATTTTGTTTGAGAACATGTTTTCTTATTTGCCTTTTTTGAGTACTTTAAAGATTAAGAAAAATATTAAGGTTTATAAAGATTGTGAGAATAATGTAAGTTCAGATAGTATTTCTAGTAAGGAAGATAATATTATTAATGATGAAGAGTATCAGGCTTTATGGTCTTTTAAGGCGTTTTTACGAAATTCTAATAAATCTTTAGATGTTGATTTAGATAAAACTATTTTTTCTAAATCTGAGGTAACGGATGATAAATTATTAAAAGATGAATCTTTGCAGGAAGTTCAATGTGATTTAAATACTGAAAATCATTGTCAATATAAAATTTTGAGAAGTGAATGTGAAGATAGTAGGTTAGTAGTTAGTGGAAAAATTAGGGCTAGTGATATAAGGCATAATGGAATAATAAATAATATTGTTAGAGATGAATATGAGAATGAAACTTTATTTAAAGTTAAAAGTGATGAAAATTATTCGATAGATATTTCTGTTTTTGCTCAGAGAGAGCCTGAGAGTGAAACTGAAGATGTTGAATATGAGAGAGAAATTCAAAAACAAGCGATGCTTTTGCAAGAAACTTTTAGAGAGTTTAATATTAATGCCAAGCTTATTGATATTATTAAAGGTCCTGTTGTTACGATGTATGCTGTTCGTCCTGATAAAGGCATTAAGCTTTCCAAAATAACTTCTATATCTGATAATATTGCATTACGTCTTGCAGCAGTTAGAGTTAGAATTATTGCGCCAATACCTGGCAAAGAAGCTGTTGGGATTGAAATACCTAATAAGAGACGAAAATTCATTTTGATATCAGAAATAATAAATAGTCAAGAATTTCAAAATGATTTTAAAGTGCCTTTTGCACTTGGTAAAGAAATTAGTGGAAATAATGTTGTTTTTGATCTTGTGACTGCTCCCCATCTTTTAATAGCAGGTGCTACTGGTGCTGGAAAATCAGTTTGTGTAAATTCGCTTATTGCTTCAATTATTTTTTCAAAATCTCCAGATGATGTTAGGCTTGTTTTAATAGATCCTAAAGTAGTTGAGCTTAAACTTTTTAATAATATTCCTCATTTATTAACCCCAGTTATTACTAATGTAAATAGAGCTTTGGAAGCTTTGCGTTGGTGTCTTGATGAGATGGAGAGAAGGTATGTTATTCTTGATAATTTTTTTGTTAGGGATATTAATTCTTATAATAAGAAAATACTGGAAGAAGGATTAAATGAAGTGCCTTTGCCTTATTTGGTAATCATTATTGATGAATTTGCAGATTTAATTCTCTCTGCAAGAAAGGATTTGGAAAATTTGATTTCTAGGCTTGCAGCTATGGCGAGGGCTGTTGGAATGCATTTAGTTCTTGCTACTCAAAGACCATCTGTTGATGTTATTACTGGGGTAATAAAAGCCAATTTTCCTTCAAGAATTTCTTTTATGGTTGCGAGTTCTATGGATTCAAGAATAATTCTTGGAACATCAGGTGCTGAAAAACTTTTAGGAAAAGGTGATATGCTTTATGTTAGTCCTATCACACCTTTTCCACAACGAATTCAAGGTGGTTTTTTAACTGAAAAGGAAGTTTATAAGTTGGTTGAAGAGGTTAAAAAATTTGGAACACCAAATTATATTGATGATGAAATATTTATTGATAGTGTTGTTGAATCTAATACTTTGGTGATAAATTCTTCAGATGAACCTATGTTTGAAGAAGCTCTTGAAATTGTTCGCTCTACTAAAAAAGCATCTGCATCTTATCTTCAGAGGCGTTTAAAAATAGGATATAATAGAGCTGCACGAATTATTGAACTGATGGAAGAGATGGGATATATAGGTCCTGTGAATGGTTCAAAACCACGGGATGTTTTTATTTAA
- the rpsU gene encoding 30S ribosomal protein S21, translating into MVTVNVDKNEGLEKALKRFKRMIEKEAIIREWKRREYYEKPSTIRVKKEKAFKRKQAKKVRKLKQKIGK; encoded by the coding sequence TTGGTAACTGTCAATGTTGACAAAAATGAAGGATTAGAAAAAGCACTGAAACGTTTTAAAAGAATGATTGAAAAAGAAGCAATCATCAGAGAATGGAAAAGAAGAGAATATTATGAAAAACCATCTACTATTCGTGTCAAAAAAGAAAAAGCATTCAAAAGAAAACAAGCAAAAAAAGTAAGAAAACTAAAACAAAAAATTGGTAAATAA
- a CDS encoding tetratricopeptide repeat protein, translating to MILGEVKVLPLFIILSSTAISVLVFILFRIAVLNTKIRTKGKHHKTFRKTKKLISKAINILKTNPNEVGALQTLNDYYYANKDFENGLKYARKLCQLIEENPTNKNIDSFKVFLSYGFYNLERNFNLEALGLLKKAYSLKKDDVDANYYLGIAFLKNAHYKEALHYLTKIYQFDKSNNDVLKYIGMTLFYTGNYTKAVGIFHNIKKHIQNDVNALLAYAQSLSQLNQDQLALDIANKIKSKDGMIYEALLIESEINAKNHNLVKLEDNIKEMIKIKPDLPTKISLKLFYKLGELYIEHENYKKATEAFTQVERIDPHYQKIAEKLEFSKKLNENLALRIYLKSPKEKFDNLASAIILKLYKNKFQVRDKKINEITSQFIDINFQLSNNQWEENILVRFVRTDQKNFGELFLKDLISKTKENKIKGLCIAPATFSEKAKQIIEGRLIDLIEGKKLTQILRTLDISKYI from the coding sequence ATGATTTTAGGAGAAGTTAAAGTGTTGCCATTATTCATAATACTGTCCTCAACAGCAATATCTGTTTTGGTATTTATACTATTCAGAATTGCAGTATTAAATACAAAAATAAGAACAAAAGGTAAACATCACAAAACATTTCGCAAGACGAAAAAATTGATCTCAAAAGCTATAAATATACTAAAAACAAACCCAAATGAAGTAGGGGCTTTACAAACTTTAAATGATTATTATTACGCTAATAAAGATTTTGAAAATGGACTTAAATACGCCAGAAAATTATGTCAACTTATAGAAGAAAATCCTACAAATAAGAATATCGATTCCTTTAAAGTATTCTTAAGTTATGGGTTTTATAATCTTGAGAGAAATTTTAATTTAGAAGCATTAGGACTTCTTAAAAAAGCATATAGCCTAAAAAAAGACGATGTAGATGCAAATTATTATCTTGGAATAGCATTTCTTAAAAATGCACATTATAAAGAAGCACTTCACTATCTTACAAAGATATATCAATTTGATAAAAGCAACAATGATGTTTTAAAATACATAGGGATGACTCTTTTTTATACGGGGAATTATACTAAAGCTGTAGGAATATTTCACAATATAAAAAAACATATACAAAATGATGTAAATGCTCTACTTGCATATGCTCAATCTCTATCCCAATTAAACCAAGATCAACTTGCACTTGATATTGCAAACAAAATCAAAAGCAAAGATGGGATGATATATGAAGCTCTTTTAATTGAATCTGAAATTAATGCAAAAAATCACAACTTGGTAAAATTAGAAGATAATATTAAAGAAATGATAAAAATCAAACCTGATTTACCCACAAAAATATCCCTTAAACTTTTTTACAAACTAGGAGAACTTTACATAGAACATGAAAATTACAAAAAAGCAACCGAAGCATTTACCCAGGTTGAAAGAATTGACCCACACTATCAAAAAATTGCTGAAAAACTAGAATTTAGTAAAAAACTAAATGAAAACTTAGCACTAAGAATATACCTTAAGAGTCCAAAAGAAAAATTTGATAACCTAGCTAGTGCAATCATCCTTAAGTTATATAAAAATAAATTTCAAGTGAGAGACAAAAAGATAAATGAAATAACATCGCAATTTATAGATATAAACTTTCAACTTTCAAACAACCAATGGGAAGAAAATATACTGGTACGATTTGTAAGAACGGATCAAAAAAATTTTGGAGAACTATTCTTAAAAGATCTAATTTCAAAAACCAAAGAAAATAAAATTAAAGGACTATGTATTGCACCAGCAACATTTTCTGAAAAGGCCAAACAAATTATTGAAGGAAGATTAATTGATCTAATAGAAGGAAAAAAACTCACACAAATACTGAGAACATTGGACATATCAAAATACATATAG
- a CDS encoding flagellar assembly lytic transglycosylase has translation MFKKIVYLFLLNLLSCSFVKESLSSNILKKNVNNFDLNHLNWLWNFDYVGQNFDKYFGIDSDSYVYVAYLFKKIGYDEKFREYMHKAINSNNNIASQFAGVKLLEYYNSRREYYEAELVGRKLYNKYNDNKLIILGYFKSLYWQKKNNEALLVLNKLEKMDFIQAQENENLLFKAVLYFNISDINTSLIYFKKLFENLPAEYLHVRAHDYFVLEGKDNLLNSSFLSLVKFKALVANGDFKGAINILNDSFKKYYNNFVFLNDVYKAFVSLGYINKALSFFSSLDSVYKDYYLGLINLKLKKDVGFMTILKYLEDSSIANEPYRLEMLNEIFRNFIFMKNTRNYFSKNIANFYTSKDKGNFGFIRVLDEYILESVQLGDYDNLYLLYYNGQNVIDNAVLARLAFLNARLIHHKFVKSQSVDEYRELLRSAIKYDQISYASFMSKYLLDQNINDFFENALDINYDQSDYERFLEGFLKFNLHSYVSVFVANDFKNGYRFSPNFYRNLYDEFVKHEYYYESILAINYLVRQDFSALNKDDYKRLYPCLYTALIKYWSGKRELEPSLVFSLIKAESSFKRDAVSKPGAIGLMQIMPATSADVSREIKYYKYYPYDLKQPKDNVIIGTHYLRKRIEMLEDVYKALASYNGGIGNVRKWEKDYGHLPKEIFIEAIPFGQTRNYIKKILVYSVLYDALYERKGMDFIIEYIMGKFSKRF, from the coding sequence ATGTTTAAGAAAATTGTTTATTTGTTTTTATTGAATTTATTATCTTGTTCATTTGTAAAAGAATCTTTAAGTAGCAATATTTTAAAAAAAAATGTCAATAATTTTGATTTAAACCATTTAAATTGGTTGTGGAATTTTGACTATGTAGGACAAAATTTTGATAAATATTTTGGTATAGATTCAGATTCTTATGTGTATGTTGCTTATCTTTTCAAAAAAATAGGATATGATGAAAAATTTAGGGAATATATGCACAAAGCAATAAATAGTAATAATAATATTGCATCTCAATTTGCTGGTGTAAAACTTCTTGAATATTATAATTCTAGAAGGGAATATTATGAGGCAGAACTTGTTGGTCGAAAACTTTATAACAAATATAATGATAATAAATTAATTATATTGGGATATTTTAAAAGTCTTTATTGGCAGAAAAAGAATAATGAAGCCCTTTTAGTTTTAAACAAGCTAGAAAAAATGGATTTCATACAGGCACAAGAAAATGAAAATCTTTTATTTAAAGCAGTGCTTTATTTTAATATTTCTGATATTAATACATCATTAATTTATTTCAAAAAATTGTTTGAGAATTTGCCGGCAGAATATTTACATGTAAGGGCTCATGATTATTTTGTTCTTGAAGGGAAAGATAATCTTTTAAATTCAAGTTTTTTAAGTCTTGTTAAATTTAAAGCTTTGGTTGCTAATGGTGATTTTAAAGGTGCTATTAATATATTAAATGATAGTTTTAAGAAGTATTATAATAATTTTGTTTTTTTAAATGATGTTTATAAAGCTTTTGTGAGTTTAGGTTATATTAATAAGGCATTATCTTTTTTTAGTAGTTTAGATAGTGTTTATAAAGATTATTATTTGGGGCTCATTAATTTAAAATTAAAGAAAGATGTGGGTTTTATGACAATACTTAAATATTTGGAAGATTCTTCTATTGCAAATGAACCTTATAGATTAGAAATGCTTAATGAAATTTTTAGAAATTTCATATTTATGAAAAATACAAGAAATTATTTTTCTAAAAACATAGCTAATTTTTATACAAGTAAGGATAAGGGTAATTTTGGTTTTATTAGAGTATTAGATGAGTATATCTTAGAATCCGTGCAACTTGGAGATTATGATAATTTATATTTACTATATTATAATGGTCAAAATGTCATTGACAATGCTGTTTTAGCAAGGCTTGCTTTTCTTAATGCTAGACTTATACATCACAAATTTGTTAAATCTCAGTCAGTAGATGAGTATAGAGAGCTTTTGCGTTCTGCTATTAAATATGATCAAATATCTTATGCATCGTTTATGAGTAAGTATTTGCTTGATCAAAATATTAATGATTTTTTTGAAAATGCTTTGGATATAAATTATGATCAGTCTGATTATGAAAGGTTTTTGGAAGGGTTTTTAAAATTTAATTTGCATTCTTATGTTAGTGTGTTTGTTGCCAATGATTTTAAGAATGGTTATAGATTTTCTCCTAATTTTTACCGTAATCTTTACGATGAATTTGTGAAACATGAATATTATTATGAATCCATACTTGCTATTAATTACCTTGTAAGGCAAGATTTTTCGGCTTTAAATAAAGATGATTATAAGCGTCTCTATCCATGTTTATACACTGCTTTAATTAAATATTGGTCAGGGAAAAGGGAACTTGAGCCGAGTCTTGTATTTTCTTTAATAAAAGCTGAGAGTAGTTTTAAAAGAGATGCTGTATCTAAACCTGGTGCTATTGGGCTTATGCAAATTATGCCTGCAACGTCAGCTGATGTGTCTAGAGAAATTAAATATTATAAATACTATCCTTATGATTTGAAACAACCAAAAGATAATGTTATTATTGGAACTCATTATTTACGTAAAAGAATAGAAATGTTAGAAGATGTGTATAAAGCCCTTGCATCTTATAATGGTGGTATTGGAAATGTTAGAAAATGGGAAAAAGATTATGGGCATTTACCAAAAGAAATTTTTATCGAAGCTATTCCTTTTGGACAAACTAGGAATTATATTAAAAAAATATTAGTTTATTCTGTATTATATGATGCTTTATATGAAAGAAAGGGAATGGATTTTATTATAGAGTATATTATGGGTAAATTTTCTAAGCGTTTTTAG